Proteins co-encoded in one Gleimia hominis genomic window:
- the ileS gene encoding isoleucine--tRNA ligase, which translates to MSEKNYPLHRSGDVEASPFFPDVERDVLAYWKTDDTFKKSIAQRPAGKNGDNEFVFYDGPPFANGLPHYGHLLTGYVKDIVGRYQTMQGRHVERRFGWDTHGLPAELEAERILGIEDKSQIEGEGGIGIAAFNDACRSSVLRYTDEWEEYVTRQARWVDFENDYKTLDPTYMESVIWAFKTLWDKGLVYEGYRVLPYCWNDETPLSNHELKMDDDVYQDRQDNTLTVGMRLETGELALIWTTTPWTLPSNLAIAVDPNTDYVTVEPTEGELVGEKVVLAQALVDRYAAELGEDPRVVATYKGSDLVGRAYTPIFDYFVGRGKDEAPGENAWHVIAADFVTTEDGTGLVHIAPAFGEDDMNVCVENNIRAVVPVDEAGKFTAEVPDYEGLQVFDANKPITRDLRRGWEEDEGPVARTPRSERARLVRQQSFAHSYPHCWRCRKPLIYRAVSSWFVQVTAFRDRMVELNEQINWCPAHIKHGQFGKWLEGARDWSISRNRFWGSPIPVWKSDNPDYPRIDVYGSFEELERDFGVKVDNLHRPFIDSLTRPNPDDPTGQSTMRRIPDVLDCWFDSGSMPFAQVHYPFENEDWFEDHYPGDFIVEYIGQTRGWFYTLHVLATALFDRPAFNNCVSHGIVLGDDGRKMSKSLRNYPDVNGVFNDYGSDAMRWFLMSSNVVNGGNLVVTERGIRDTVRQIVLPMWNAYYFFALYAKTCAKGSGYLATAIAPDDEARVKALPVMDQYLLARTRQLAIEVEAAQNRFDIPGACELVRAHLDLLTNWYVRVSRQRFWDEDHDAFDTLYTALEVLMRVSAPLLPLVTEEIWRGLTGGESVHLTDYPHIGQAWANDELLQTMNEVRDVVSGGHSLRKAEQIRVRQPLRSLTVVSPLAQNLEAYKHLIASEVNVKNVRLSAPDTSGLETRQELTLNPRAFDPAVRRYTSKLFAAQKQGQWQAEDGSVVFPTVLVEGEPVRLSGDQVKLATVVQAEEGQSATVLGSGSFVVLDTQLDEELKAEGYARDLVRAIQDARKQAGLDISDRINLTLQVPNEHVAAARTHADMIAHEVLALETHITGGVDEVKIEVTKRS; encoded by the coding sequence GTGAGCGAGAAGAATTACCCCTTGCACCGCAGTGGTGACGTAGAAGCATCCCCATTTTTCCCAGACGTTGAACGCGACGTCCTCGCGTACTGGAAAACGGACGATACGTTCAAGAAGTCCATTGCCCAACGCCCGGCCGGTAAGAACGGTGATAACGAGTTCGTTTTCTACGACGGCCCCCCGTTCGCTAACGGCCTGCCTCACTATGGGCACCTGCTAACCGGTTACGTTAAAGACATCGTGGGCCGGTACCAAACGATGCAGGGCCGGCACGTGGAACGCCGGTTCGGGTGGGACACGCACGGCCTCCCGGCGGAACTGGAGGCCGAACGGATCCTCGGGATAGAAGACAAATCCCAGATTGAAGGGGAAGGCGGTATCGGTATCGCCGCGTTCAACGACGCCTGCCGGTCGTCCGTGTTGCGCTACACCGACGAGTGGGAAGAATACGTTACCCGCCAAGCCCGCTGGGTCGATTTCGAAAATGACTACAAGACCCTCGACCCCACCTACATGGAGTCCGTGATCTGGGCGTTTAAAACCCTGTGGGATAAAGGTCTGGTTTATGAGGGCTACCGGGTGCTTCCATACTGTTGGAACGACGAAACCCCGCTGTCGAACCACGAACTAAAAATGGATGACGACGTCTACCAGGACCGGCAAGACAACACGCTCACCGTCGGCATGCGTTTGGAAACCGGGGAGCTGGCCCTGATCTGGACCACCACCCCGTGGACACTGCCATCTAACCTCGCGATCGCAGTGGATCCGAATACGGACTACGTGACAGTTGAACCCACCGAAGGTGAGTTGGTGGGGGAGAAAGTGGTGCTCGCCCAGGCGCTAGTGGACCGGTACGCGGCAGAACTGGGGGAAGACCCCCGGGTGGTTGCCACATATAAAGGCAGTGATTTAGTGGGCCGCGCATACACCCCAATCTTCGACTACTTCGTCGGCCGCGGCAAAGATGAGGCGCCGGGTGAAAACGCGTGGCACGTGATTGCCGCGGACTTCGTCACTACGGAAGACGGCACCGGGCTGGTGCACATCGCCCCCGCGTTCGGTGAAGACGACATGAACGTGTGCGTGGAAAACAACATCCGCGCCGTCGTGCCCGTTGACGAGGCCGGTAAGTTCACTGCCGAAGTTCCCGATTACGAAGGCCTGCAAGTGTTCGACGCAAACAAGCCAATCACCCGGGACCTGCGGCGCGGTTGGGAAGAAGACGAAGGGCCCGTGGCGCGCACTCCCCGCAGCGAGCGTGCCCGCCTGGTGCGCCAGCAGTCTTTCGCCCACTCCTACCCGCACTGCTGGCGTTGCCGCAAACCCCTGATCTACCGGGCGGTGTCTTCTTGGTTCGTGCAAGTAACCGCTTTCCGCGACCGCATGGTGGAGTTGAACGAGCAGATCAACTGGTGTCCTGCGCACATCAAGCACGGCCAGTTCGGGAAGTGGCTTGAGGGAGCGCGGGACTGGTCGATTTCCCGCAACCGGTTCTGGGGGAGCCCAATCCCGGTGTGGAAGTCGGATAATCCCGATTACCCCCGCATTGACGTATACGGGTCTTTTGAGGAACTGGAGCGCGACTTCGGGGTGAAGGTAGATAACCTCCACCGCCCCTTTATTGACTCTCTGACTCGCCCGAACCCGGATGACCCAACCGGGCAGTCCACGATGCGGCGGATCCCCGACGTGTTGGACTGCTGGTTCGACTCCGGGTCGATGCCGTTCGCACAGGTGCACTACCCGTTTGAGAACGAAGACTGGTTTGAAGACCATTACCCGGGTGACTTCATTGTTGAATACATTGGGCAAACCCGCGGGTGGTTCTACACGCTTCACGTGCTCGCTACCGCACTGTTTGACCGCCCCGCGTTCAACAACTGCGTGAGCCACGGCATCGTCCTCGGTGACGACGGTCGGAAAATGAGTAAATCACTGCGCAACTACCCGGATGTGAACGGTGTGTTCAACGACTACGGGTCCGATGCCATGCGCTGGTTCCTCATGTCCTCAAACGTGGTGAACGGCGGGAACCTCGTGGTAACTGAACGGGGAATTCGCGACACGGTACGCCAGATCGTGCTGCCCATGTGGAACGCCTACTACTTCTTCGCGCTGTACGCAAAAACGTGTGCGAAAGGGAGCGGCTACCTTGCGACCGCGATCGCTCCAGATGATGAGGCGCGGGTGAAGGCCCTGCCCGTCATGGACCAGTACTTGCTTGCCCGCACCAGGCAACTAGCGATAGAGGTGGAAGCGGCGCAAAACCGGTTTGATATTCCCGGAGCATGCGAACTGGTGCGCGCCCACTTGGACCTGCTGACCAACTGGTACGTGCGCGTGTCGCGCCAACGGTTCTGGGATGAGGACCACGACGCGTTCGACACCCTGTACACGGCACTGGAAGTGCTCATGCGCGTGTCCGCACCACTGCTGCCACTGGTCACAGAAGAGATCTGGAGGGGCCTAACCGGCGGTGAGTCAGTGCACCTCACGGACTACCCGCATATCGGGCAGGCGTGGGCAAACGACGAACTACTGCAAACCATGAATGAGGTGCGCGACGTCGTCTCTGGCGGCCACTCACTGCGCAAAGCCGAACAGATCCGCGTCCGCCAACCGCTGCGCTCCCTCACGGTAGTATCCCCACTGGCGCAAAACCTGGAGGCTTACAAGCACCTCATTGCCTCAGAAGTAAACGTGAAAAACGTGCGTTTGAGCGCGCCGGACACCTCCGGATTAGAAACCAGGCAAGAACTCACGCTGAACCCGCGCGCATTCGACCCCGCGGTGCGGCGCTACACGTCAAAACTGTTCGCAGCGCAAAAACAAGGGCAGTGGCAAGCGGAAGACGGCAGCGTTGTTTTCCCAACCGTGCTCGTAGAAGGCGAACCTGTGCGGCTGAGTGGAGACCAAGTTAAACTCGCTACCGTCGTGCAAGCGGAAGAAGGACAGTCGGCCACAGTGCTCGGATCGGGCTCATTCGTGGTCCTAGATACGCAACTGGATGAGGAACTAAAAGCGGAAGGGTACGCACGCGACCTCGTGCGCGCCATCCAAGACGCACGGAAACAAGCGGGCTTGGATATTTCAGACCGCATCAACCTCACGCTGCAGGTACCAAACGAACATGTGGCCGCCGCCCGCACGCATGCGGACATGATTGCCCACGAAGTGCTCGCACTCGAAACGCACATCACCGGCGGTGTGGACGAAGTGAAGATTGAGGTGACGAAACGATCGTGA
- a CDS encoding PaaI family thioesterase translates to MDATVMGALAHKMGIELVDLSAEGGYATMPVEGNTQPIGLLHGGASAVLAEQLGSLVARANAPKGKTAVGIELNVTHHSSARSGRVHARAQTLKAGRSLVATQIQIRDDADQLCASARLTCMLIDAPKN, encoded by the coding sequence GTGGACGCAACAGTGATGGGCGCGTTAGCGCACAAAATGGGGATTGAACTGGTGGACCTGTCTGCTGAGGGAGGTTACGCGACTATGCCCGTGGAAGGTAATACGCAGCCAATTGGTTTGCTGCACGGTGGGGCGTCTGCCGTTTTAGCCGAGCAGTTGGGTTCCCTCGTGGCCCGCGCAAATGCGCCCAAGGGAAAAACCGCGGTGGGGATTGAACTGAATGTTACACATCACTCCTCGGCGCGCAGTGGGCGGGTGCATGCGCGCGCGCAAACGCTGAAGGCGGGCAGGTCCCTCGTGGCAACACAAATTCAGATTCGCGACGACGCAGACCAGTTGTGCGCCAGCGCGCGCCTTACCTGCATGCTGATTGACGCACCCAAAAACTAA
- a CDS encoding cytochrome b/b6 domain-containing protein, translating to MRKNSVKSPIVKAAVESIASHRYAWAGAALALLALVVAACLSWNTAAVQHFVSKYPGVATGAEFEGNAAWVCALHALNIFFMALIVKTGMQVRFSRRGAGYLKPKWPRKSPKVSVLQFTHVLVDVLWMVSGLGYVVLMFISGRWVRLIPTSWDVFAHSASVALQYLSFHWPADNGWIAYNALQMLAYFAVVFILTPLAIITGWRMSTLWPKKWNRAFPMPWARAIHFPTMIAYGLFVVVHLVLVASTGLIQNLNHMFAARNDNSLWGLVVAVVVLALTAFATWGLKPVLMRTFATLFGRVTRR from the coding sequence GTGCGAAAAAACTCGGTGAAGTCACCAATCGTTAAGGCCGCGGTCGAGTCGATAGCGTCCCACCGCTATGCGTGGGCAGGGGCTGCGCTCGCGCTCTTAGCATTGGTGGTTGCCGCGTGCCTGTCGTGGAACACAGCTGCCGTTCAGCACTTCGTGTCTAAATACCCCGGGGTTGCTACCGGTGCCGAGTTTGAGGGCAACGCCGCCTGGGTGTGCGCACTTCACGCACTGAACATATTCTTCATGGCCCTCATCGTGAAAACCGGTATGCAAGTGAGGTTTTCGCGCCGAGGCGCCGGGTACCTCAAACCAAAATGGCCGCGCAAATCCCCAAAGGTGAGTGTCCTGCAGTTCACGCACGTGCTGGTGGACGTGCTGTGGATGGTTAGCGGACTCGGGTACGTCGTACTCATGTTCATTTCTGGACGCTGGGTCCGGCTGATTCCAACCAGCTGGGACGTGTTCGCCCACAGCGCGTCCGTGGCCTTGCAATACCTTTCGTTCCACTGGCCGGCCGACAATGGGTGGATCGCGTACAACGCGTTGCAAATGCTGGCGTACTTTGCCGTTGTGTTCATTCTGACCCCACTGGCGATAATCACCGGCTGGCGGATGTCCACCCTGTGGCCAAAAAAGTGGAACCGAGCATTCCCCATGCCGTGGGCACGGGCAATCCACTTTCCAACCATGATCGCGTACGGCCTATTCGTGGTCGTGCACCTGGTGCTGGTGGCCAGCACTGGGCTGATTCAAAACCTCAACCACATGTTCGCTGCCCGCAACGACAACAGCCTGTGGGGCCTGGTGGTGGCAGTTGTAGTACTGGCATTAACCGCGTTCGCCACCTGGGGGTTAAAGCCCGTGCTGATGCGAACCTTCGCCACTTTGTTTGGTCGCGTCACCCGCCGGTAG
- a CDS encoding ATP-grasp domain-containing protein — MKRRVTLVTSRDMPNLYSDEAGILDLLAERNMDPQIKFWDDPDMDWEKAGVVVVRSVSDYAKRRDEFLSWARSVPRILNRPEVLTWNSDKHYLRELADRGLPIIETTWLEPEQKLTKHRIHSRFPALQDFVLKPAVSSGLRDIGRYSAILNEDRSNAVFHAMELLSAGRSVMLQRYFSAVDEHGEISLVFFNGLVSHAVEKKGMLHPSHVTDELMHETRNRAREATPEEWRWGEQIRNVLHEVMRDKIGHDTQFLFNRVDVVPDGEGSFRIMEVGLVDAQLYLDSSADAKRNFADAIAQRVHW, encoded by the coding sequence ATGAAACGTCGCGTAACACTTGTAACCAGCCGGGATATGCCGAACCTGTATTCAGACGAAGCCGGTATCCTCGACCTACTTGCCGAACGGAACATGGACCCGCAAATCAAGTTCTGGGACGACCCGGATATGGACTGGGAAAAAGCGGGGGTAGTGGTAGTGCGGTCCGTGTCGGACTACGCGAAACGCCGCGACGAATTCCTGAGCTGGGCCCGCAGTGTGCCACGCATTTTAAACCGGCCCGAAGTATTGACGTGGAACTCAGATAAGCACTACCTGCGGGAACTGGCGGACCGGGGGCTACCGATCATTGAAACAACGTGGTTGGAACCCGAACAAAAACTCACGAAACACCGGATCCACTCGCGTTTCCCAGCACTGCAGGACTTCGTTTTGAAACCCGCGGTATCATCGGGTTTGCGCGACATCGGTCGGTACAGCGCGATCTTGAACGAAGACCGGTCAAACGCCGTGTTCCACGCCATGGAACTACTGTCTGCAGGTCGTTCCGTGATGCTGCAGCGCTACTTCAGCGCAGTGGATGAACACGGGGAAATCTCCCTGGTGTTCTTCAACGGGCTCGTCTCGCACGCGGTCGAGAAAAAAGGGATGCTCCACCCATCGCACGTGACCGACGAACTCATGCATGAAACCCGCAACCGGGCGCGCGAAGCCACGCCGGAAGAGTGGCGTTGGGGCGAACAGATTCGCAACGTGCTGCACGAAGTTATGCGCGACAAGATCGGTCACGACACCCAGTTTCTATTCAACCGAGTGGACGTGGTGCCCGACGGAGAAGGGTCGTTCCGCATAATGGAAGTCGGGCTGGTGGACGCGCAGCTGTACCTCGACTCCTCGGCAGATGCGAAACGCAACTTCGCAGACGCGATCGCACAGCGAGTGCACTGGTAA
- a CDS encoding D-alanine--D-alanine ligase family protein, translating to MTQTQRAHKTRVALIFGGRSGEHEVSCATAASVMNAIDQTKFEILPIGITKDGRWVHVTGDVEAFSMDHRPEGAVEADDETVSLWLGSRSIFQQSPGNLGKLQDVDVIFPLLHGPYGEDGTIQGLFEMCAVPYVGCGVAASAVAMNKHLAKTVLRAAGINVGRWTLITDELWHTDRSRALAQVSAVGTDLYIKPARAGSSLGITHVTEPKELEDAIAHAREYDRRIVAEAAIAGREIECGVLETEEGPRASVCGEIAVKDSEFYDYNTKYVAADQAELSCPAAVPEQVQTRIQQIAVEAFTALGCEGLARVDFFYDEQTDSITLNEVNTMPGFTPISMYPQMWQATGIAYPNLITTLIEQALNRPVGLR from the coding sequence ATGACTCAAACCCAGCGTGCACACAAAACCCGCGTAGCATTAATCTTCGGTGGGCGCAGTGGGGAACACGAAGTTTCCTGCGCAACCGCCGCATCCGTAATGAACGCGATCGACCAAACGAAGTTCGAAATCCTCCCCATTGGGATCACGAAAGACGGACGTTGGGTGCACGTAACAGGGGACGTAGAAGCATTCAGCATGGACCACAGGCCCGAAGGTGCCGTGGAAGCCGACGACGAAACCGTGTCCCTGTGGTTAGGGTCGCGCTCAATCTTCCAACAAAGCCCCGGAAACCTGGGCAAACTACAAGACGTGGACGTGATCTTCCCGCTGCTGCACGGGCCCTACGGCGAGGACGGCACGATCCAAGGGCTGTTCGAAATGTGCGCAGTTCCCTACGTGGGGTGCGGGGTCGCGGCCTCCGCAGTGGCGATGAATAAACACCTGGCGAAAACAGTGCTGCGCGCCGCCGGCATCAACGTGGGGCGCTGGACACTCATCACCGACGAACTGTGGCACACGGACCGCTCGCGGGCACTTGCCCAAGTCTCCGCTGTAGGCACAGACCTCTACATTAAACCCGCGCGCGCAGGTTCTTCACTGGGCATAACCCACGTGACGGAACCGAAAGAACTGGAAGACGCCATCGCTCACGCGCGTGAATACGACCGGCGAATAGTGGCAGAAGCAGCTATTGCGGGCCGCGAAATTGAATGCGGCGTGCTGGAAACCGAGGAGGGGCCCCGCGCCTCAGTGTGCGGAGAAATCGCGGTAAAAGACAGCGAGTTCTACGACTACAACACAAAGTACGTGGCCGCAGACCAAGCGGAACTATCGTGCCCAGCCGCAGTACCCGAACAAGTGCAGACCCGGATCCAGCAAATCGCGGTGGAAGCATTTACCGCACTGGGCTGCGAAGGCCTCGCGCGCGTCGACTTCTTCTACGACGAACAAACCGACAGCATCACCTTGAACGAAGTGAATACGATGCCCGGTTTCACGCCTATCTCGATGTACCCGCAAATGTGGCAGGCAACCGGAATCGCTTACCCGAACCTGATCACCACGCTCATTGAACAGGCACTGAACCGTCCCGTGGGCCTGCGGTAA
- a CDS encoding AMIN-like domain-containing (lipo)protein, giving the protein METTGKSRHNVERHPAPGSEQQPTPVSEQHPTPVSERKPRRKNHHPFTTSRLKQLGRACLTMGACAALTAACSNTTSDQPSSAPASSSASASPQHSKSAIPTPTASPTADLDEADSAPTPSGKNGERDSHQWTQNPIELKGSESAGALVRDFRVGEHDGYYRVVVEFVGDKRPQVKAQWATQKVVEMGRGLPLPIPQEHVLDIRMIGTIAPIMADQQKVAYNGPADKRLDAHTIAWFDGSYEDQTHLAISTGKQTGASAVFYDSPTRLVIDIQK; this is encoded by the coding sequence ATGGAAACAACAGGAAAAAGCAGGCACAACGTCGAGCGTCACCCCGCACCTGGGAGCGAGCAGCAACCCACACCTGTGAGCGAGCAGCACCCCACACCTGTGAGCGAGCGCAAACCGAGGCGAAAGAACCACCATCCCTTCACGACCTCGCGTTTAAAGCAGTTGGGGCGGGCATGTCTGACTATGGGAGCATGTGCGGCACTCACTGCCGCGTGTTCCAACACAACCTCAGACCAGCCCAGCAGCGCCCCTGCCAGCAGTTCGGCGTCGGCTTCCCCTCAGCATTCAAAGAGCGCTATTCCCACGCCAACTGCGTCACCCACCGCGGATTTGGACGAAGCAGACAGCGCCCCCACCCCCTCAGGCAAAAATGGTGAGCGCGATAGTCACCAGTGGACGCAAAACCCGATCGAACTCAAAGGATCCGAATCAGCGGGAGCGCTCGTACGGGATTTCCGCGTCGGTGAGCACGATGGGTACTACCGCGTGGTAGTCGAATTCGTAGGCGATAAACGACCGCAGGTTAAAGCCCAGTGGGCAACGCAGAAAGTTGTCGAAATGGGACGGGGATTGCCGCTGCCAATCCCTCAAGAACATGTGCTGGACATACGCATGATTGGAACGATCGCTCCGATAATGGCGGACCAGCAGAAGGTGGCGTACAACGGGCCGGCAGACAAGCGGTTAGACGCCCACACGATCGCGTGGTTCGACGGTAGTTACGAAGATCAAACCCACCTGGCGATCTCCACGGGCAAGCAAACCGGTGCATCCGCCGTGTTCTACGACTCCCCCACGCGTCTCGTGATTGACATTCAAAAATAA
- a CDS encoding lysophospholipid acyltransferase family protein, with protein sequence MSKKPEGMYKAVLRITGPLIRPMMRTHWTGQENLPKEGPFILIMNHVTEFDPFMVMYYLGDEGHAVRALAKDSLFHVPLLKTVLKRAKMVPVHRSSSEAGDALKNAKNAIAHGESIAFFPEGTLTRDPDMWPMTFKTGAARLAFAMNVPVIPLAQWGGHKIMHRFRDSIPFLKGRQDVWVHTGPAIDLSDLNQDEEDRAAVHAATRRMQRVITQMVAALRNEEPPRYPWNPKLGRYLTADDDAGDTTIS encoded by the coding sequence GTGAGTAAAAAACCTGAAGGCATGTATAAGGCGGTTTTGCGGATCACGGGCCCACTGATCCGACCTATGATGCGTACGCATTGGACGGGACAAGAGAACCTCCCGAAAGAAGGCCCGTTCATTTTGATCATGAACCACGTGACCGAGTTCGATCCATTCATGGTCATGTACTATCTGGGCGACGAGGGACACGCCGTGCGCGCCCTGGCGAAAGATAGTTTGTTCCACGTTCCCCTGCTGAAAACGGTGCTTAAACGCGCAAAAATGGTGCCGGTTCACCGTTCTTCCTCCGAGGCTGGGGACGCGCTGAAGAACGCGAAAAATGCGATTGCCCACGGTGAGTCGATCGCGTTTTTCCCAGAAGGTACGCTCACACGCGATCCAGACATGTGGCCAATGACGTTCAAAACTGGAGCGGCCCGCCTGGCGTTCGCCATGAATGTGCCAGTGATTCCACTGGCGCAGTGGGGTGGGCACAAGATTATGCACCGGTTCCGCGATTCGATCCCGTTCCTCAAGGGCCGGCAAGACGTGTGGGTGCATACCGGGCCGGCGATCGACCTGTCCGATTTGAATCAAGATGAGGAAGACCGCGCGGCCGTGCATGCCGCTACCCGCCGGATGCAACGCGTGATAACGCAGATGGTGGCTGCGTTGCGGAACGAAGAACCTCCGCGCTACCCGTGGAATCCGAAACTGGGCCGGTACTTAACCGCAGACGACGACGCGGGAGACACCACCATCTCCTAA
- the murA gene encoding UDP-N-acetylglucosamine 1-carboxyvinyltransferase, whose amino-acid sequence MASGNVLRVNGGKPLNGSIRVRGAKNFVPKAMVASLLGNTPSTLRNVPLIRDVDVVSELLTLHGVHVNYDQAGGVLELDPSSVETAHSSEVDALAGSSRIPILFCGPLLHRIGEAFIPDLGGCNIGGRPIDFHLDTLRSFGAVVEKLSSGIRISAPERLKGTRVHLPYPSVGATEQTLLTAVMAEGITELTGAAIEPEIMDLINVLQKMGAIISVDTDRTINIEGVDELEGFTHTALPDRIEAASWACAALATRGDIYIEGAHQPDMITFLNTFRKVGGRFSVEDEGVRFWHPGGDLKSIVLETNVHPGFMTDWQQPLIVALTQAKGLSIVHETVYENRFGFTRALRDMGANIQVYRECLGNLKCRFGQRNFRHSAVISGPTPLHGANITVPDLRGGFSHLIAALAAEGESNVAGIDVISRGYEHFLKKLGQLDAHVEMVAR is encoded by the coding sequence ATGGCCTCTGGAAATGTTTTGCGGGTAAACGGCGGGAAACCGCTCAATGGCTCTATACGCGTGCGGGGAGCGAAAAACTTCGTTCCCAAAGCAATGGTCGCATCCCTGTTGGGGAATACGCCGTCGACGCTGCGTAACGTACCGCTTATCCGCGATGTCGATGTGGTCTCGGAGCTGCTCACTTTGCATGGCGTGCACGTGAACTATGACCAGGCGGGGGGCGTGTTGGAGCTCGATCCGTCGAGTGTGGAAACGGCGCACAGTAGTGAAGTGGATGCGCTCGCGGGTTCGTCTCGGATTCCGATTTTGTTCTGTGGACCGCTGCTGCACCGGATTGGGGAAGCGTTCATCCCGGACCTGGGTGGGTGCAATATTGGGGGCCGGCCCATTGATTTCCATTTGGATACGTTGCGTTCTTTTGGGGCCGTGGTGGAGAAGCTTTCCAGTGGGATCCGCATTAGCGCTCCGGAGAGGCTTAAGGGCACCCGCGTGCACCTGCCGTACCCGTCTGTGGGGGCCACCGAGCAGACTTTGCTCACTGCCGTGATGGCGGAAGGCATTACGGAGCTGACGGGCGCTGCGATTGAACCGGAGATCATGGATTTGATTAACGTGCTGCAGAAAATGGGGGCGATCATTTCTGTGGATACGGATCGGACCATCAATATTGAGGGCGTTGACGAGCTCGAAGGGTTTACGCACACGGCGCTGCCGGATCGGATTGAAGCGGCATCTTGGGCGTGTGCTGCACTGGCTACGCGTGGAGATATTTATATTGAGGGCGCGCACCAGCCGGACATGATCACGTTTTTGAATACGTTCCGCAAAGTGGGTGGACGGTTCTCGGTGGAAGATGAGGGGGTCCGGTTTTGGCATCCCGGTGGGGATCTGAAGTCGATTGTGTTGGAAACGAATGTGCACCCGGGGTTCATGACGGATTGGCAGCAGCCCCTGATTGTGGCACTAACGCAGGCGAAAGGCCTGTCGATTGTGCATGAGACTGTGTACGAGAACCGGTTTGGTTTCACCCGGGCGCTGCGGGACATGGGGGCGAACATTCAGGTTTACCGCGAGTGCTTAGGGAACTTGAAGTGCCGGTTTGGGCAGCGGAACTTCCGCCACTCCGCGGTTATTTCTGGGCCAACGCCACTGCATGGCGCCAATATCACGGTGCCGGACCTGCGCGGCGGGTTCTCACACCTCATCGCAGCTTTAGCGGCCGAAGGTGAGTCGAATGTCGCGGGGATCGACGTCATCTCGCGCGGCTACGAGCACTTCCTCAAGAAGCTAGGGCAGCTGGACGCCCACGTGGAAATGGTAGCCCGCTAA
- a CDS encoding IclR family transcriptional regulator — translation MDEKTNTSGVGVLDKAALVLSALEAGPATLAQLVSSTELARPTAHRLAVALEFHRFVARDMQGRFILGPRLAELSSAAGEDRLLTFAKPVLVALRDHTHESSQLYRRQGDQRVCVAAAERQMGLRDSIPVGATLSMKAGSAAQVLLAWEEPDRLHRGLYGAAFNATMLSAVRRRGWAQSIAERETGVASVSAPVRGPKGKVLASLSISGPVERMGRQPGRQHGPSVVAAANRLSDFLRRAEEQDHSQG, via the coding sequence ATGGACGAGAAGACTAACACTTCCGGAGTGGGCGTCTTAGACAAGGCTGCGCTCGTGCTATCGGCACTCGAAGCCGGCCCTGCTACCTTGGCCCAGCTCGTATCCTCAACGGAACTCGCCCGCCCCACAGCCCACCGGCTGGCCGTGGCCCTCGAGTTCCATAGATTTGTGGCGCGCGACATGCAAGGCCGCTTCATACTGGGCCCGCGCCTGGCTGAACTGTCTTCCGCAGCCGGGGAAGATCGTTTACTCACATTCGCGAAACCAGTGCTGGTTGCGCTGCGTGATCACACGCACGAATCTTCTCAACTGTACCGCCGTCAAGGTGACCAGAGAGTGTGCGTAGCCGCCGCAGAACGGCAAATGGGGTTGCGCGACTCCATTCCAGTGGGCGCAACCCTTTCAATGAAAGCTGGTTCTGCCGCGCAAGTGCTTTTAGCGTGGGAAGAACCTGACCGCCTGCACCGCGGCCTGTACGGCGCCGCGTTCAACGCCACCATGCTGTCTGCGGTGCGCCGCCGCGGCTGGGCGCAGTCCATCGCAGAACGTGAAACCGGGGTCGCCTCCGTATCCGCCCCCGTTCGCGGGCCAAAAGGTAAAGTCTTAGCCTCCCTCTCAATCTCCGGGCCCGTCGAGCGCATGGGGCGGCAGCCAGGGCGCCAACACGGCCCGTCCGTAGTGGCGGCTGCGAACCGACTCTCTGACTTCTTACGGCGCGCCGAAGAACAAGACCACTCACAAGGCTAG